In the Apteryx mantelli isolate bAptMan1 chromosome 1, bAptMan1.hap1, whole genome shotgun sequence genome, one interval contains:
- the WBP2NL gene encoding postacrosomal sheath WW domain-binding protein, translated as MALNRSHSQEGGVVVPNAESVLKQCKDVELSFSDVTGKPDVFKGTKKGMLYLTPYRMIFVSKGKDPMLSFMMPFYLVKGCSIEQPVFSANYIKGQIQAEAGGGWEGQGKFKLTFNSGGAIEFGQLMFKAASSASSGVPLQNPGYGYTPVPGGYAPTPPAPGGYSPAPGGYAPPPPNGPYPYMPPPVNAYGPAPQPMEYPYAQPPGIYPPLPNMNPVYVPPPPPYSGPSPAGPSAPSAPAAWMDPGMPGGSKATEATSSAYYNPANPHNVYMPMDQPPPYTPPEDKKNN; from the exons tgttcTCAAACAGTGTAAAGATGTGGAGCTCTCCTTCAGTGATGTGACGGGCAAGCCTGATGTCTTCAAAGGCACCAAGAAAGGAATGCTGTACCTCACCCCTTACAGG ATGATCTTTGTGTCGAAGGGCAAGGATCCCATGCTGTCTTTCATGATGCCATTTTATTTGGTGAAAGGATGCTCTATTGAGCAGCCTGTTTTCTCTGCCAATTACATCAAAGGACAGATTCAGGCCGAGGCAGGAG GTGGCTGGGAAGGGCAGGGGAAGTTTAAACTGACTTTCAACAGTGGAGGAGCCATTGAGTTTGGACAGTTGATGTTCAAAGCTGCTTCCAGTG CTTCCAGTGGAGTCCCTCTCCAGAACCCTGGCTATGGCTATACACCTGTGCCTGGAGGGTATGCACCCACCCCACCTGCTCCAGGGGGTTATTCACCTGCGCCGGGGGGCTATGCTCCTCCACCACCAAATGGACCATATCCTTACATGCCACCACCAGTGAATGCCTATGGACCAGCTCCACAGCCCATGGAATATCCATATGCCCAGCCTCCAG GTATTTACCCACCACTTCCAAACATGAACCCGGTGTATGTGCCACCTCCTCCCCCATACTCCGGACCTTCTCCTGCAGGACCTTCGGCCCCctcagctcctgcagcctggATGGACCCAGGCATGCCAG GTGGCAGTAAGGCCACAGAAGCTACTTCCAGTGCATATTACAACCCTGCCAACCCGCACAATGTGTACATGCCCATG GATCAGCCACCTCCTTATACACCTCCCGAGGATAAAAAGAACAACTAA
- the NAGA gene encoding alpha-N-acetylgalactosaminidase isoform X5: MADRLAEDGWRELGYKYINIDDCWSAKQRDGAGQLVPDPKRFPRGIKALADYVHSRGLKLGIYGDLGTLTCGGYPGTTVDCVEQDAQTFAQWGVDMLKLDGCYSSEEEQAEGYPKMAKALNATGRPIVYSCSWPAYQGGLPPKVNYTLLAEICNLWRNYGDIEDSWDSVLSIVDWFSAHQDVLQPAAGPGHWNDPDMLIIGNFGLSYEQSRSQMALWTVMAAPLLMSTDLRTISPSAKEILQNRLMIQINQDPLGIQGRRIVKEKFHVEVFLRPLSQAASALIFFSRRTDMPFRYTTSLAKLNFPDNTVYEVQDVYSGKIISGLKTGDNFTVVINPSGVVMWYLYPMVQPWCLVRQQGPGGGVHPLIL; encoded by the exons AGCGGGATGGGGCAGGACAGCTGGTTCCCGATCCCAAGAGGTTTCCCCGAGGCATTAAGGCCTTGGCTGACTAT GTCCATTCCCGGGGCCTGAAGCTGGGCATTTATGGAGACCTGGGCACCCTCACCTGTGGGGGCTATCCAGGCACCACGGTGGACTGTGTGGAGCAGGATGCCCAGACCTTTGCGCAGTGGGGTGTGGACATGCTGAAGCTGGATGGGTGCTACTCGTCAGAAGAAGAGCAGGCGGAAG GCTACCCGAAGATGGCGAAGGCTTTGAATGCGACAGGCCGTCCCATAGTCTACTCCTGCAGCTGGCCAGCGTATCAGGGTGGGCTTCCCCCCAAG GTGAACTACACCCTTCTGGCAGAGATCTGCAACCTCTGGCGTAACTACGGCGACATTGAGGACTCCTGGGACAGTGTGCTTTCCATCGTGGATTGGTTCTCCGCACACCAGGACGTGCTGCAGCCAGCGGCTGGCCCTGGCCACTGGAATGACCCAGACATG ctCATCATTGGAAACTTTGGCCTTAGCTATGAGCAGTCACGCTCCCAAATGGCCTTGTGGACGGTGATGGCAGCTCCGCTCCTCATGTCTACTGACCTCCGCACCATCTCCCCGAGTGCCAAGGAGATCCTGCAGAACCGTCTGATGATCCAGATCAACCAGGATCCCCTGGGAATCCAGGGACGTAGGATTGTCAAG GAGAAATTCCATGTCGAAGTGTTCCTGCGCCCACTGTCCCAGGCTGCCAGTGCCCTCATCTTCTTCAGCCGGAGGACGGACATGCCGTTCCGCTACACCACCAGCCTGGCCAAGCTCAACTTTCCGGACAACACTGTGTATGAG GTCCAAGACGTGTACAGCGGTAAGATCATCAGTGGCTTAAAGACAGGAGACAACTTCACGGTCGTGATTAACCCCTCAGGAGTGGTCATGTGGTATCTCTACCCCATGGTGCAGCCCTGGTGCTTAGTCAGACAACAGGGCCCTGGGGGAGGTGTCCACCCCCTCATCCTGTGA